The genomic window TGTACGTCACCGTGATTCCAGGGCCCGCATAACCGGTGATCCCTTCGAGCACCGTCACGAGCCGGGATGAGACGCCCGCATAGTTGCCCAGGAGGGCGACGGGATTCGCAGCGTTCGGGCCTGTCACATAGATGTACCGCAGCTTCCGCCTATCAAGAGGGAGGATCCCATTGTTCTTGAGGAGCACAACCGACTTCTCCGCCGCCTCTCGGGCAAGCGCTCGGTGCGCCTCCCAGTCTATGTCCGCGAGGGAGAGCCGTACGTAGGGGTGGTCATCGGTGAAAAGGCCAAGGCGGTCGAGGGTGGAGAGAAGTCGGGCCACCGATCGGTCCACAAGCTCCTCAGAGACCGCTCCGGCCTTCACCGCATCGAGGAGGTGCTCGTAGGTGTTCCCGCAGTTGAGGTCACACCCTGCCTCCAGGGCCATGGCGATCGACTCTATGGGATCCTTCGTCACCTTGTGGTGGAGATGGAAGTCGGCGATGGCCCAACAGTCGGAGACCACATGCCCTTTGAAACCCCACTTCTTTCTGAGGATCTCCTCGAGGAGCCGTTTACTCCCACAGGCAGGCTCCCCGTTCACGCGGTTATAGGCCCCCATCACCGCCTCCACCCCCGCCTTCACAAGGGCCTCGAAGGCGGGAAGATACGTCTCCCAGAGGTCCTTCTCGGAGACCCGCGCGTCGAAGACGTGCCGCAGTCCCTCCGGACCGGAGTGGACCGCGTAGTGCTTTGCACATGCCGCCACCCGCAGGTAGTAGGGATGATCTCCCTGCAGTCCCTTCACGAAGGCTACACCTATCTTGGAGGTGAGGAAGGGATCCTCGCCGTAGGTCTCCTGCCCCCTCCCCCAGCGCGGATCCCTGTAGATATTGATGTTGGGAGACCAGAAGGTGAGCCCTCTCTCGTATTCCGCGGCCCGTTCCTTGCCCACTGCGTTGAACTTCGCACGGGCCTCCCTGGAGATGGCATCCGCCACCCGCCGTACGAGATCGGGATCGAAGGTGGCCGCAAGCCCTATGGCCTGGGGGAAGACGGTGGCCTCTCCCGAGTTGGCCACTCCGTGAAGGGCCTCGTTCCACCAGTTGTAGTTGGGGATTCCCAGACGGGGAACCCCTTTCGCCCGATGCACCATGAGACCCGCCTTCTCCTCGATCGACATCCTGGAGAGCAGAGAGGTCATACGCTCATTTCCATTCATGGATTTTCCTCCTCAAGAAAAAGTAAAATCATGGAAGAGAACCTCCCGTCTATCGACAGTCAGTAGAGGGTTCTCCCCTCTTCGTCCGGTATGCCGGTTTTTCTATAGAAATAGGTGTTGATCACGTCACGCCATTCCACAGCGTTCTTCACTTGTCTGTCGAATCGTTCGAGTACCTCGCGGAACACACGAGGAGATACGTGCTTTCTCAGTTTGAGCCATTCCTCTCTGAGACGTTTCACCTCCTCGGCTCCCTCGAAGTGACTGTCATAGTAGTACTGGATGAGGGTTCTCCCGTCCTTCAGTGTATAGGTGTACGGCAACCTGTGGAAGAAGAGGATGAGCTCCTCCGGGCAGGTCGCAGGATCATCGTAGAGTTCACGCCACGGAGAACGATACTGGGTGGTGAACCCCGTTCCACGGGATGATCTGTCCACCCCTATGGCGCGGTTGTCGGCCCTGTGATAGGTTCCCCAGAATGAGTACTCATACCCTTCAGGGCTGGGGCCGTAGTGATGTCCCGGATTCACCATCCATCCGAGCCCGAGCGGAGTGGTATACTTCTCATAGACAGGCCACGAGGCGAGGAGGATATCCACCAACCGCTCTACGGCTTCTCCATCCCGGGTGAGGGTTCTCAGGCACCACTCCCTCGCGATCTCCTCCGGCGAAAGGTCGGGGTTCCATGTGAGACGCCCGTACCCATAAAGGTTGGCCTGGGCGAGCCAGTGCCCCGTCCAGTTGTAATCAGAGCCCACATTCGCGACACCTGCACATCCGCCGTGAGGACGTCCGAAGAGGGAACCGTCCACCACGCGTCTCACCGTGGACCCCTCACCTCTCGCATGCGTATCGAACTCGAGCACCTCCTTCCACATGGGCACGAGGTAGCACAGATCGATCTGCTGACCGGTGTACTCCTGGGTGATCTGGAACTCCACCATCTGGTTCGTACGTTCCATGCCGCCGAAAAGGGGCGAGACCGGTTCTCTCACCTGGAAATCCATGGGCCCGTTTTTTATCTGAAGGAGCACATTGTCGGCAAACCGGCCATCGAGGGGAGAGAAGATGTCGTAGGCCGCCCTCGCCCGATCGGTCTTCCTGTCCCGCCAGTCCTGGATGTTGTAGACAAAGGCCCGCCAAATGAGGAGACCGCCGTGAGGCGCGAGGGCCTCGGCCAGCAGGTTGGCGCCATCGGCCTGGGACCTCCCATAGCTGTGCGGCCCGGGATTGAACTCGGAATCCGCCTTCACCAGAAAACCGCCGAAGTCGGGAACGTACTCGTAGATGCGTGCGACGACCTCGGCCCACCACTTCTTCACAGAAGGGTCAAAGGGGTCGGCGGAGGGAAGCCCCCCGACGTATACGGGGCTCATGAAGTTCACGCTCAAGTATACCCGTATCCCGTAGTCGCGGAAGACATCGGCTATCCTCCTCACGGAGGGCAGGTACTCCTCGGTGATGAGTCTGAGGGCCTTGTTCCGTACGTTCACGTTGTTGAGCACCACCCCGTTTATGCCCACAGAAGCAAGGAGGCGGGCATAATCCCTTATGCGATGGAGCCCCTTCACCACCTTGTTCCTGTGAAAGAAAATCGACTTGCCTGCGTATCCTCGCTCTATCGTGCCGTCGAGGTTGTCCCAGTGATTGATGATCCTCAAGGGGAACGCCGGTTCCTCGTGGAGAGAGATCCCCTCCAGGGGGATGCCTCTCTGCAACATGGAAACGAGATAGAAAACCCCGTACACGAGACCCCGCCGTGTCTTCGAGGTGAGCACGAGGGAGGAGCCTCCCTTTCTTTCTCTCACCTCCTTCAGGAGGAATCCCTCATCACCGAGCTTCTCCAGCTCCCCAGCAGGAATCCGGTCCGCCACAGGCGCCTGGTCAGAGGTTCCGACGTAGAGGGTTCCAGCGTCTCCCGTCGATCCCTCCC from Spirochaeta thermophila DSM 6192 includes these protein-coding regions:
- a CDS encoding alpha-glucuronidase family glycosyl hydrolase encodes the protein MPRYALCWLEYRPCDDRAYKDAVVDRIRTLWIQPGEDVVGFEIRDALSRLFHHVPGEGSTGDAGTLYVGTSDQAPVADRIPAGELEKLGDEGFLLKEVRERKGGSSLVLTSKTRRGLVYGVFYLVSMLQRGIPLEGISLHEEPAFPLRIINHWDNLDGTIERGYAGKSIFFHRNKVVKGLHRIRDYARLLASVGINGVVLNNVNVRNKALRLITEEYLPSVRRIADVFRDYGIRVYLSVNFMSPVYVGGLPSADPFDPSVKKWWAEVVARIYEYVPDFGGFLVKADSEFNPGPHSYGRSQADGANLLAEALAPHGGLLIWRAFVYNIQDWRDRKTDRARAAYDIFSPLDGRFADNVLLQIKNGPMDFQVREPVSPLFGGMERTNQMVEFQITQEYTGQQIDLCYLVPMWKEVLEFDTHARGEGSTVRRVVDGSLFGRPHGGCAGVANVGSDYNWTGHWLAQANLYGYGRLTWNPDLSPEEIAREWCLRTLTRDGEAVERLVDILLASWPVYEKYTTPLGLGWMVNPGHHYGPSPEGYEYSFWGTYHRADNRAIGVDRSSRGTGFTTQYRSPWRELYDDPATCPEELILFFHRLPYTYTLKDGRTLIQYYYDSHFEGAEEVKRLREEWLKLRKHVSPRVFREVLERFDRQVKNAVEWRDVINTYFYRKTGIPDEEGRTLY
- a CDS encoding glycoside hydrolase family 3 N-terminal domain-containing protein — translated: MNGNERMTSLLSRMSIEEKAGLMVHRAKGVPRLGIPNYNWWNEALHGVANSGEATVFPQAIGLAATFDPDLVRRVADAISREARAKFNAVGKERAAEYERGLTFWSPNINIYRDPRWGRGQETYGEDPFLTSKIGVAFVKGLQGDHPYYLRVAACAKHYAVHSGPEGLRHVFDARVSEKDLWETYLPAFEALVKAGVEAVMGAYNRVNGEPACGSKRLLEEILRKKWGFKGHVVSDCWAIADFHLHHKVTKDPIESIAMALEAGCDLNCGNTYEHLLDAVKAGAVSEELVDRSVARLLSTLDRLGLFTDDHPYVRLSLADIDWEAHRALAREAAEKSVVLLKNNGILPLDRRKLRYIYVTGPNAANPVALLGNYAGVSSRLVTVLEGITGYAGPGITVTYKIGCPLQGNKINPIDWASGVARYADVTVAVMGRDSAVEGEEGDAIFSDNYGDLSDLNLSREQIDYLRRIKEIGKPLVVVLLSGAPVCSPELEELADAIVYAWYPGEEGGNAIARVLFGEVSPSGRLPITFPKGVDQLPPFTDYSMEGRTYRYMKEEPLYPFGFGLSYATFSYRDPKSSASRWDKRETLEVVCEVENTSSIPADEVVQLYVRWEDAPFRVPLWSLKGFTRVSLGTGERIQVRFVLSPEDLSFIDEKGRKVLPEGRLRFHVGPASPGGRAQELGSPEGVEIVVEC